In Streptomyces sp. NBC_01381, the sequence ACCAGGGCACGCACCGCGACAACCCCGAGACGGACGGCTCCGGGCTCGGCCTGCTCTCGCTCATCGCGCAGGTGCGCGAGACCGTGCAGATCCCCGTGGTCGCGGCCGGCGGCCTGATGCGAGGCGCGCAGATCGCCGCGGTGCTCGCGGCGGGTGCGGACGCGGCGCAGCTCGGCACGGCGTTCCTGGTCTGCCCCGAGTCGGGCGCGAACGTCCTGCACAAGCAGGCCATGACCAATCCGCTGTTCACCAGGACCGAACTGACCCGCGCCTTCTCCGGCCGCCCCGCCCGCGGCCTGGTCAACCGCTTCATGCGCGAGCACGGCCCGTACGCCCCCGCCGCCTACCCCCAGGTCCACCACCTCACCAGCGGACTGCGCAAGGCCGCCGCCAAGGCCGGTGACGCGCAGGGCATGGCGCTCTGGGCCGGGCAGGGGCACCGGATGGCACGGGAGCTGCCTGCCGGGCAGCTCGTGGAGGTCCTCGCGGCCGAACTGGCCGCCGCGAAGGCCGCGTTGGCGGCCGGCGGGCAGCAGGGGATCCAGCCCGGGGGCCAGGCATGACCGCCCCGGTCTTCGTCGTCGAGCACTTCGACGCGGGTGGCGAAGGACGCTACGTACTCGATGGTCCCGAAGGGCGGCACGCCGTCTCCGTGAAGCGGCTGAACCCCGGTGAGGAGCTTGTCCTCACCGACGGCGCCGGGCGATGGGCGGACTGCGTGGTCCTCGAAACCGAGGGCAAGGACCGGCTGATCGTGCGGATGGATGCCGTACGGGAAGAGGCTCCCGAGGAGCCCCGGATCACGGTCGTGCAGGCGCTGCCCAAGGGCGACCGCGGTGAACTCGCCGTGGAGACCATGAC encodes:
- a CDS encoding nitronate monooxygenase, with the translated sequence MSTALTDLCRYPIVQAPMAGGASCPQLAAAVSEAGGLGFLAAGYKTADGMYQEIKQLRGLTAQPFGVNLFMPQPEYADTAAVEVYRNQLAGEASWYETQLGDPDSGRDDGYDAKLAILIDDPVPVVSFTFGCPTRDVFDAFARVGTITVATVTTPEEAQTAQWSGADAVCVQGVEAGGHQGTHRDNPETDGSGLGLLSLIAQVRETVQIPVVAAGGLMRGAQIAAVLAAGADAAQLGTAFLVCPESGANVLHKQAMTNPLFTRTELTRAFSGRPARGLVNRFMREHGPYAPAAYPQVHHLTSGLRKAAAKAGDAQGMALWAGQGHRMARELPAGQLVEVLAAELAAAKAALAAGGQQGIQPGGQA